The candidate division TA06 bacterium genome contains the following window.
CGCAAGCTATCCTGAGTCTTTGACCTTGAGGATTGGTGACATTCATATTCCCAAGATAGATGGGAGAGAGCCGCTCAGGCTGGAATGTGAGCATTTTCTTGAGTGTATCAAAACAAGAAAGAAACCTGTTTCTGACGGCGAAAATGGGCTTCGAGTTCTCCGTGTTCTGGAAGCTGCACAGAAATCCTTAGGCCAGAAAGGTAAACCGTTCAAGCCCTGATTCTGGATTTGGGGGGAGTGTGTGATGAATGATAAGGACAAGAATGATGTTTTCGTTCACGAGACTGCCTGTGTGGATGAAGGAGCAGAGATAGGAGATGGAACGAAGATATGGCATTTCACCCATGTGATGGGTGGGGCGAGGATAGGCAAGAACTGCCGGATTGGCCAGAACTGTTTCATCGCTCCCAGAGCCGTTCTGGGGGACGGCGTGAAACTCCAGAATAACGTCTCCGTCTATGATCTGGTTACTCTCGAGGATGATGTATTCGTGGGGCCATCGGCTGTCTTTACAAATGATGTAAACCCCCGAGCAGCCTACCCCAAAGGGGGCAAGTGGATCCCCACACTTGTGAAGCGAGGGACTTCGATCGGCGCAAACTCAACACTACTGTGTGGCATTACGCTGGGTAGCAACTGCTTCATTGGAGCCGGCGCTGTGGTCACCAGGGATGTTCCGGATTACGCTGTCGTTGTTGGTACTCCGGCATCTGTGGTAGGATGGATGTGCGAGTGCGGGCAAAGACTTGTATGGAGCGGAGAGGAAAAGAAGGTTACATGCCCAAAATGCAGTAGGGCTTTCAGTAAACACGACATGGTTGTGAAGGAGGAGTGATGAAAGTTCCATTGGTGAATCTGGCAAGACAGTATCAAAACATCAAGTCAGAGATAGATGAGGCAACTTCCAGAGTACTAGAAAGCGGTAGGTTCATTCTGGGGAAGGAAGTTGAGGATTTCGAGAACTCTCTTGCAGACTACATGGGGATGAAACACGCGATCTCAGTGGGCAGTGGCAC
Protein-coding sequences here:
- a CDS encoding N-acetyltransferase, whose product is MNDKDKNDVFVHETACVDEGAEIGDGTKIWHFTHVMGGARIGKNCRIGQNCFIAPRAVLGDGVKLQNNVSVYDLVTLEDDVFVGPSAVFTNDVNPRAAYPKGGKWIPTLVKRGTSIGANSTLLCGITLGSNCFIGAGAVVTRDVPDYAVVVGTPASVVGWMCECGQRLVWSGEEKKVTCPKCSRAFSKHDMVVKEE